From Candidatus Tectomicrobia bacterium:
AACGCCGGCCCATAAAATCGGTGGGCCAGCACACCGGTGCGGGCCGGGTCCGAGTCTAACGCTTGCCCTTGACGTATCCCCGCAGGGAAGCCGCCAACCCGTCGTCCTGGTTATTGTCGGACACGACGCTCACCGCCCCAACGGCTTCCCTCTCCTCCGCCCGTCTAGGCGGCGTACCACAGCACAGCGATGAAATGGCATGTGGTGCCCGCCATGACGAACAGGTGCCAGATCAGGTGGCTGTAGGGGATCCGCTGGGCGGCGAAAAACCCCACTCCCACCGTGTACGCGGCGCCGCCGGCGAATATCCAGAACAGACCCCACGGCGGCACGAGGATCCACAACGGCTTTACCGCGACGACGGCGAGCCAGCCCATCGCCAGGTAGAGGCCGGTTGAAGCCCCCACCGACCGCAGCTTGCCTGCGGCCTTCAAGGCGATGCCGGCAATGGCCAGGGCCCACACGAGCCCGAGCAGCGTCCAGCCCCAAACGCCGTGGAGCACACCGAGCATGAATGGGGTGTATGTACCCGCGATCAGGAGATAGATCGCGATCTGGTCGAGATCCTCGAACAGGCGTCTCGCACGGTTCTCGGGCAAAGCGTGGGAGAGCGTGGACGCCAGGTACAACAGCACCACCGCCGCCGCGAAGACGCTCGAGCCAAGAACTCCCGCCGCGCCGCCGCGCTGGATAGCGGCAAGAACGAGGACCGGGGCGGCCGCCACCGCCGCCAGGAAGCCGATGCCATGGCTGACACTGTTCGCGACCTCCCCGATCGGCAGCATATGTCCCGGCCGTGCAAGCGATTCGCCCACGGCTCGAATTCCCAGCCGATTTCGACGGGAGGATGGCCTAAACACTGACCGTCCCCGCGCCGGCGGCCCCCGGGGCCCGGGGCGCTTGGGGCCGGGAGGCGGCGCCGGGCCTGGGAGACCGCGGCCCCCGGGCCAAAAACCGC
This genomic window contains:
- a CDS encoding hemolysin III family protein; its protein translation is MLPIGEVANSVSHGIGFLAAVAAAPVLVLAAIQRGGAAGVLGSSVFAAAVVLLYLASTLSHALPENRARRLFEDLDQIAIYLLIAGTYTPFMLGVLHGVWGWTLLGLVWALAIAGIALKAAGKLRSVGASTGLYLAMGWLAVVAVKPLWILVPPWGLFWIFAGGAAYTVGVGFFAAQRIPYSHLIWHLFVMAGTTCHFIAVLWYAA